From the Octadecabacter antarcticus 307 genome, one window contains:
- the carA gene encoding glutamine-hydrolyzing carbamoyl-phosphate synthase small subunit: MASTTKPTACLVLADGTVFYGMGFGATGQTEAELCFNTAMTGYQEIMTDPSYAGQIVTFTFPHIGNTGVTPEDDETADPMASGMVVKWDPTLPSSWRSAERLEPWLAARGRIGIGGIDTRRLTRAIRQQGAPHVALSHNPDGNFDVEKMVAAARGFAGLEGVDLAKDVTCAQSYRWDEMRWAWPDGFARQTDAIHKVVAIDYGAKRNILRCLASAGCDVTVLPATATAADVLAHNPDGVFLSNGPGDPAATGVYGVPMITEILAKDLPVFGICLGHQMLALALGAKTIKMNHGHHGANHPVKDIDTGKVEITSMNHGFTVDAQTLPAGVRETHKSLFDGSNCGIAVDGKPVFSVQYHPEASPGPMDSYYLFERFAAAMAARTGVTA, from the coding sequence ATGGCCAGCACCACCAAACCAACAGCCTGCCTTGTTCTTGCGGATGGGACCGTGTTCTACGGAATGGGCTTTGGCGCCACCGGTCAAACAGAGGCCGAGTTGTGTTTTAACACCGCGATGACTGGCTATCAGGAAATCATGACCGATCCGTCCTATGCGGGCCAAATCGTGACGTTTACTTTCCCCCATATCGGCAACACCGGCGTCACGCCCGAAGACGACGAAACAGCCGATCCCATGGCCTCTGGCATGGTTGTCAAATGGGACCCGACGTTGCCATCCAGCTGGCGGTCCGCCGAACGCCTTGAACCTTGGCTTGCGGCGCGTGGGCGCATCGGCATTGGCGGCATTGATACGCGCCGCCTGACCCGTGCAATCCGTCAACAAGGTGCGCCGCACGTGGCATTGTCCCATAATCCGGACGGCAATTTTGATGTTGAAAAAATGGTCGCCGCCGCGCGTGGGTTTGCTGGCCTCGAAGGCGTCGACCTCGCCAAAGACGTCACTTGCGCACAATCCTATCGCTGGGATGAAATGCGGTGGGCGTGGCCGGACGGCTTTGCGCGTCAAACAGACGCCATACACAAAGTGGTCGCTATTGATTACGGCGCAAAACGTAACATCCTGCGCTGCTTGGCATCCGCCGGCTGCGACGTCACCGTGCTCCCTGCGACTGCAACTGCTGCGGACGTGCTGGCGCACAATCCTGACGGCGTGTTCTTGTCCAACGGCCCCGGTGATCCGGCAGCGACAGGTGTTTACGGCGTGCCAATGATCACAGAAATTCTGGCCAAAGACCTGCCCGTGTTCGGCATCTGTCTGGGGCATCAAATGCTTGCCCTCGCCCTAGGCGCCAAAACGATCAAAATGAACCACGGTCACCACGGTGCCAACCATCCGGTCAAGGATATCGACACCGGAAAAGTTGAAATTACGTCGATGAACCACGGCTTCACGGTTGATGCGCAGACCCTTCCAGCCGGGGTGCGCGAAACCCACAAATCGCTGTTTGACGGATCAAATTGTGGCATCGCGGTTGACGGAAAGCCCGTTTTTTCAGTGCAGTACCACCCAGAAGCGTCGCCGGGGCCGATGGACAGCTATTACCTGTTTGAACGTTTCGCGGCAGCCATGGCAGCGCGCACAGGGGTCACGGCCTAA
- a CDS encoding GatB/YqeY domain-containing protein, with product MELRTRVSTALKEAMKAKEADRLSTLRLITAAIKDRDIAARGDGKDEGVGDDVVLAIMGKMVKQRQESAKIYEEAGRLELAQDELSEIKTIEDFLPRQLGEDEAAAAIESAIVEVDASSIRDMGKVMAVLKGKYTGQMDFGKTGPMVKEKLG from the coding sequence ATGGAATTGCGCACACGGGTCAGCACGGCCCTTAAAGAAGCGATGAAGGCGAAAGAAGCTGATCGTCTGTCAACGCTGCGATTGATCACCGCTGCCATCAAAGACCGCGATATTGCTGCGCGCGGTGATGGCAAAGATGAAGGCGTCGGTGATGATGTCGTCTTGGCGATCATGGGCAAGATGGTCAAGCAGCGCCAAGAGAGCGCTAAAATATACGAAGAAGCTGGACGGTTGGAGCTGGCGCAAGATGAGCTCTCAGAGATCAAGACGATCGAAGATTTCCTACCGCGCCAGTTGGGTGAGGACGAAGCTGCGGCCGCCATCGAGAGCGCCATTGTCGAGGTCGATGCGTCCAGCATTCGTGACATGGGCAAGGTCATGGCCGTCCTGAAGGGCAAATATACTGGCCAGATGGATTTTGGTAAAACTGGCCCAATGGTCAAGGAAAAGTTGGGCTAA